TCTGGCCCGAAACGGGTATACACTCGTGGGCGTCGACGCGGATGTGATCGTGGGCACGGCATCCTTGGACGGTGATCGCGTTCGAAATATGTTCGTCGCCGTCGAAAAGCATGGTATGGGAGTCGGCAGGAAGTTGATGGCTGCAATTGAAGCCAAAGCTCTCGACCGTCGACTGCGGCGGATCTACCTGCTTTCTGGTTTAACGGCT
This genomic stretch from Anaerolineales bacterium harbors:
- a CDS encoding GNAT family N-acetyltransferase, with protein sequence MHVRQFSPDDAERLSRLIVRNLKLVNIRDYSPRVIEALIPSHTPERIRDLARNGYTLVGVDADVIVGTASLDGDRVRNMFVAVEKHGMGVGRKLMAAIEAKALDRRLRRIYLLSGLTA